From Fervidobacterium gondwanense DSM 13020, a single genomic window includes:
- a CDS encoding metallophosphoesterase family protein, with translation MKIVHTSDLHLTDDEKYQHRWDALKEIVEVFKKEQADILVIAGDLFDSVTDANKTYEKLRKILDEIQVIILPGNHDNEFYNIEGKHLGSNVTVITSIDAYLDFDNVRVLGLPYEEGLNTTEKVYEKLRYASSLKKTDKLNILLFHGELLSTSYTTADDFYEKGRYMPVELETLNSLGFSYILAGHFHTRYDVRNMENGYFIYPGSPVSISQKEKGKRKINIVKLGETPKPVELNSFHYIEKEVRLSIDDDPIERIDTTVQQTFQESQNSKFLLLLKVTGYFNGAKFSITEQMVNMHLNSLKRDYNIECQFDAKDIGNIIANDKLMRKIIEKINSKGLDEEKRYAIIKRLVDAFLEIK, from the coding sequence ATGAAAATAGTTCACACCTCAGACCTTCACTTAACAGATGATGAAAAATACCAGCACAGATGGGATGCACTAAAAGAAATTGTGGAAGTCTTCAAGAAAGAACAAGCAGACATTCTAGTGATTGCAGGAGATTTATTCGATTCTGTAACCGATGCCAACAAAACATATGAAAAGCTGCGGAAGATACTCGATGAAATCCAAGTTATTATCCTTCCTGGAAACCATGACAATGAGTTTTACAACATAGAAGGCAAGCATTTGGGCAGTAATGTTACCGTAATAACAAGTATTGATGCGTACTTAGATTTTGATAACGTTAGAGTATTAGGATTACCGTACGAAGAAGGGTTAAACACTACAGAAAAAGTATATGAAAAGCTCCGGTATGCATCAAGTTTAAAAAAAACAGACAAGCTTAACATACTGCTCTTTCACGGCGAGCTTCTCAGCACATCTTACACTACTGCGGACGATTTCTACGAAAAAGGCAGGTACATGCCTGTTGAACTTGAAACGTTAAATTCCTTAGGGTTCAGCTACATTTTGGCAGGGCATTTTCACACAAGGTATGATGTAAGAAATATGGAAAACGGATACTTTATATATCCTGGTTCTCCCGTTTCAATCTCTCAAAAAGAAAAAGGCAAGCGGAAAATTAACATCGTCAAGTTGGGGGAAACACCGAAGCCTGTAGAACTGAATTCGTTCCACTACATTGAAAAAGAGGTACGCTTAAGTATAGACGATGACCCTATCGAAAGAATAGATACTACTGTCCAACAAACATTCCAAGAATCCCAGAACAGCAAATTCCTGCTCCTTCTCAAAGTAACGGGGTATTTCAATGGAGCTAAGTTTTCCATCACAGAACAGATGGTGAATATGCACTTAAATAGCCTGAAAAGAGACTACAATATTGAATGCCAATTCGATGCAAAAGACATAGGAAACATTATCGCTAACGACAAGTTAATGCGAAAAATTATCGAAAAAATAAACAGCAAAGGATTAGACGAAGAAAAGCGATATGCCATTATCAAAAGACTTGTAGACGCATTTTTGGAAATCAAGTAA